ttaggtttaAGGGGCGGGAATACGATTCATTATTATTGCagtactagatacgctcctgtacttggtatcattacagtggatgttaggtttaAGGGGCGGGAATACGATTCATTATTATTGCagtactagatacgctcctgtacttggtatcattacagtggatgttaggtttaAGGGGCgggaatatgattcattattattgcagtactagatacgctcctgtacttggtatcattacagtggatgttaggtttaAGGGCCGCGAATACGATTCATTATTATTGCagtactagatacgctcctgtacttggtatcattacagtggatgttaggtttaAGGGGCgggaatatgattcattattattgcagtactagatacgctcctgtacttggtatcattacagtggatgttaggtttaAGGGCCGCGAATACGATTAATTATTATTGCagtactagatacgctcctgtacttggtatcattacagtggatgttaggtttaAGGGTCGCGAATACGATTCATTATTATTGCagtactagatacgctcctgtacttggtatcattacagtggatgttaggtttaAGGGGCGGGAATACGATTCATTATTGTTGCagtactagatacgctcctgtacttggtatcattacagtggatgttaggtttaAGGGGCGGGAATACGATTCATTATTATTGCagtactagatacgctcctgtacttggtatcattacagtggatgttaggtttaAGGGGCGGGAATAGGATTCATTATTATTGCagtactagatacgctcctgtacttggtatcattacagtggatgttaggtttaAGGGCCGCGAATACGATTCATTATTATTGCagtactagatacgctcctgtacttggtatcattacagtggatgttaggtttaAGGGCCGCGAATACGATTCATTATTATTGCagtactagatacgctcctgtacttggtatcattacagtggatgttaggtttaAGGGccgcgaatatgattcattattattgcagtactagatacgctcctgtacttggtatcattacagtggatgttaggtttaAGGGCCGCGaatactagatacgctcctgtacttggtatcattacagtggatgttaggtttaAGGGCCGCGAATACGATTCATTATTATTGCAgtactagatacactcctgtacttggtatcattacagtggatgttaggtttaAGGGCCGCGAATACGATTCATTATTATTGCagtactagatacgctcctgtacttggtatcattacagtggatgttaggtttaAGGGccgcgaatatgattcattattattgcagtactagatacgctcctgtacttggtatcattacagtggatgttaggtttaAGGGCCGCGaatactagatacgctcctgtacttggtatcattacagtggatgttaggtttaAGGGccgcgaatatgattcattattattgcagtactagatacgctcctgtacttggtatcattacagtggatgttaggtttaAGGGCCGCGaatactagatacgctcctgtacttggtatcattacagtggatgttaggtttaAGGGCCGCGaatactagatacgctcctgtacttggtatcattacagtggatgttaggtttaAGGGCCGCGAATACGATTCATTATTATTGCagtactagatacgctcctgtacttggtatcattacagtggatgttagattTAAGGGGCgggaatatgattcattattattgcagTACTATACCAAGTATACACACGTACACGCCTATGAAatatcaatgttgtgtttgtgtcccaCCCACAGGTACCTGGGGATCACGCGGCCTCTCACCTACCCGGCCCGGCAGAACGGTCAGCTGATGGCAAAGATGATCATGGGGGTGTGGCTGGCGTCGGCGTCCATCACTCTCCCCCCTTTCTGCGGCTGGGCCAAGAACGTCCACACCGCCGGCGTGTGCCTCATCAGCCAAGACTTTGGCTACACCATCTACTCCACGGCCATGGCCTTCTACATCCCCATGCTGGTCATGCTGGTCATGTACTACAAAATCTTCCGGGCGGCCCGCAAGAGCGGCGCCAAGCACCGCTTCACTGACCTTCCCCGCCGCGAGCGCCTGGAAACGGTGGCTAACGAGGCGCTGCGGATGCAGGGCCTGAAGCCTCCCGGTGTGGCGGAGGAGTGCGCGGCTTTGTCCCGACTGCTGAACCGTGAACGGAGAAACATCTCCATTTTCAAACGGGAGCAGAAAGCGGCGACGACACTGGGGGTGATCGTGGGGGTCTTTGCTGTGTGCTGGCTGCCATTCTTCATCCTGTCCACGGCCAGGCCCTTTATCTGTGGGGTGGAGTGCAGCTGCGTGCCCATCTGGCTGGAGCGCACACTGCTCTGGTTGGGGTACGCCAACTCCCTCATGAACCCCTTCATCTACGCCTTCTTCAACCGAGACCTGCGCTCCACGTACCGCGACCTTCTCCGCTGCCGATATCGGAACATCAACCGCCGTCTGTCGGCCGTGGGCGTGCACGAAGCCCTGAAGGTCTAGAGAACGCCGGCGTGGTGGCCCCCGCACTCCTGGATTGTTGCAGATCAGAAAGACTCTGACGGAACGGGAGTCACGGTTGGACGCTCGCCGAGTACTTCGGAGTGAGAGATAGACACTCGGTTAGGCTATTTTTGGAAAGAAAAAAAGATTGTCGGGTGGTGTCGTGTCTCGCCGTCTAACACGGAGATGAAGACAATTGAAGCCAAACAATTGATGTGTATTATAAAAGTGTATGTTCGACATTTGAGCACAATGCATACGAGGACCATTCTGCTGAGTCGGTGCTGTTGTGCAATGCAGAATAGAAGTTTACATTTGAAAAGATACTGGAATAAAATTGCATTGTCTCCCAGCTTACTAAAATTGGATTTTGCCATGGAAACGTTtatatattttacaattttttttgtgtACAAATTTGTGTCCTTTTTCTCAACtattctttaataataataaaaaaacaacaattgttaGGCCTTGGCGAGAATGAGGACTCGGGTGCAGAAGGGGGACGATTGACACAGGCTTTAATTGAACAGTTTTCTTTGCAATCTCTTTGGACATAGTGATTAAAacaaagtggctacaaaatctatctttgatacgttagagcaggggtccccaaactacggcccgcgggccggatacggccccccggcGTCgaaaatccagcccgcgggaagtcccaagttaaaaacaaatatatatatatttttttgtattattatttttttttaaaatttgtccttactagtccattttctagcgtctcctagccactcaggcaaatcatattgtctaaaaatgcattttaccatcaataacatgacatgcagcaagtgcgctctttaagtcaattagtgcgcgagaaatatatatgtatgaatacatatatatatatatattttattttattttaatttattttttatttatatatatatatatatatatatatatatatatatatatatatatatatatatatatagtgtatagtgtatatatatatatatatatatatatatatatatatatatatatatatatacactatacactatatatatatatatatatatatatatatatatatatatatatatatatatatatatatatatatatatatatatatatatatatatatatatatatatatatacactaccgttcaaaagtttggggtcacattgaaatgtccttatttttgaaggaaaagcactgtacttttcaatgaagataactttaaactagtcttaactttaaagaaatacactctatacattgctaatgtggtaaatgactattctagctgcaagtgtctgctttttggtgcaatatctacataggtgtatagaggcccatttccagcaactatcactccagtgttctaatggtacaatgtgtttgctcattggctcagaaggctaattgatgattagaaaacccttgtgcaatcatgttcacacatctgaaaacactttagctcgttacagaagctacaaaactgaccttcctttgagcagattgagtttctggagcatcacatttgtggggtcaattaaacgctcaaaatggccggaaaaagagaactttcatctgaaactcgacagtctattcttgtgcttagaaatgaaggctattccacaaaattgtttgggtgaccccaaacttttgaacggtagtgtatatatatatatatatatatgtgagtacctcgaaggtagaaaagcgctatacaagtacaacccatttatcattatatatatatatatatatatatatatttatttatatatatatatatatatatatatatatatatatatatatatatatatatatatatatatatatatatatatatatatatatatatatatatatatatatatatatatatatatatatatatatatatatttatataccctCCACAGGTGcattaacaaagtattgagcaaaggctgaaCATTTACGTAGatatgattttttaatttttttttaatagaatttggaaatttaaaacattttatttttcacattGTCCTTATGGGGTATTATCTTTAgaaatttgaggacaaaaataaatgtattccattttggaatgaggctTTAACATAaccaaatgtggaaaaagtgaagttttccggatgcaccgtattgttttgttatgttgtgggATTGTGCATTTATTGTGAGAGAGT
This genomic interval from Entelurus aequoreus isolate RoL-2023_Sb linkage group LG06, RoL_Eaeq_v1.1, whole genome shotgun sequence contains the following:
- the htr7c gene encoding 5-hydroxytryptamine receptor 7, giving the protein MGLISLRYLGITRPLTYPARQNGQLMAKMIMGVWLASASITLPPFCGWAKNVHTAGVCLISQDFGYTIYSTAMAFYIPMLVMLVMYYKIFRAARKSGAKHRFTDLPRRERLETVANEALRMQGLKPPGVAEECAALSRLLNRERRNISIFKREQKAATTLGVIVGVFAVCWLPFFILSTARPFICGVECSCVPIWLERTLLWLGYANSLMNPFIYAFFNRDLRSTYRDLLRCRYRNINRRLSAVGVHEALKV